TCCGGACCATGAAGGTCTGGGGTGTGGTGGAAGCCGACATTGAAGGTGAATCCGACGCCGGGACCGCTGACACCTTGGTGCCGGAGATTCCCGCAGAGATCCTCCGGCAGGCGGAAAACTCACTGAAGGCCCTTTTTGCCCTTCCTCCGATGCGTTCCCCCATGAAGGAAATCTACGCCCTCGCCCTTGAACGGGCGGCGGCGGACCTCAAGGAAGGACGGAACGGCGCTGCCGGGGAACAGGCGGACAAGGGTTTCCCCCAGGGGAAAAAGAAGGGGACGGCGGGGAAAATAAAGGGGAGCCTTACCCCCTCCGATCTGGTGTCCCGGGAACTCCGCCTCGCTTCACTGCCTGACGTCTATTATCAGATCATGGAGGTCATCAACTCGGCCCGGAGCTCAGCCTCTCATATCGCCGAGGCGGTGAGCAGGGACACGAGCCTTCTCGCCAGGCTCCTCAAGCTGGTGAACAGCGCTTTTTACGGTTTTCCCTCCAAGATCGAAACCGTGTCCAGGGCCGTGGCGGTCATCGGAACGAAGGAACTGTCCACCCTCGCACTCGGCATAACGGCAGTCCAGTATTTCAGCGATATCCCCCCCGAGTTCGTGGACATGAAGAATTTCTGGAGGCATTCTGTGGCATGCGGTGTCTATGCCCGGCTGCTCGCCTCGGAAAAAGTGGGGGTGTCGGAGGAGCGCCTTTTTGTTGCGGGGCTGCTTCACGATCTTGGCAAACTCGTCCTCTACCGGCAGATTCCCTTCTCGGCCAGGGAGGCCATGGAGCTCTCCGCGGAAAGAAGAATTCCCATCTGCGAGGCGGAAAGAGAGCTCCTCGGCTTTGACCACGCCCAGGTGGGGGCCCTTCTCCTGAGAGAATGGAAAATTCCCGCCCCCCTGGAAACGGCGGTTCGCTTCCACCACGGTTCCGCGGGTTTTCCCTCCGCCCTCGAGCCCTCCCTTCTGAATGTGGCGGACACGCTCGCAATCGCCATGGGCATGGGAAAAAGCGGCTCCTCAGTTGTCCCCGAAATTGAGCCTGCTGCCTGGGAAGCCACGGGACTTTCCGCCGGGGTCTTCCAGCCGGTGGTCCGGCAGGGGGACAGGCAGATAGACGACATCACGGCGGCTTTTCTCGGAAACGGGGGACGGTGAAGTGGTCTTCCCTGAAGAGCGTATTGCCTGCCTCGAGCGGCGCCTTCGGGTTCTTGAAGAGACGAACGCCTTCCTGTGGAAGGAAAAAAGCTTTGCCGTGGAAAACCTGGAATCGGCGGTCACCCTTGGCAGCTTCGACACGAGCCTCAACCGTCTCGACGATCCCCGGCCCATCCTCGAGGAAATTCTCGCCAGGGCGGCGACCATCCTGCCCTTCAAATCCGCCGCAGTATATCTTGTCACGGAAGATTCCTCCTTCACCCAGGCCCTGTGTTCCCCTCATGGACAGGGAGCGGAACTGGAGGAGCTCGTTTCCCGGAGGATCGAAGACCGTACGTTCGCCTGGGCTCTCAAGAGAAGAAAATCAGTCCTGTCCGGCGTATCCGGACCTGAACCCCTCCATCTCCTCCACGCCCTGTCCACCATATCCCGGACCAGGGGAATGTTCGTCGGCATTCTCGAAGGAGAGTGGCAGCACCTGTCGGATTATTCCCTTTCCCTTCTCTCGGTGCTGCTCTCCGCCGCCGCCGGAGCGCTGGAGAGCTTCGAGCTGTACCGGAATCTCAGGCGGCTGAACAGGGACCTTGCGGATAGGATGTCCCAGCTTGAGGAATCCCGGAGAGAACTGGAGGAATACCGGAAATTCCTCGAGCAGCAGGTGGAGCAGAGGACAAGGGAACTCTCCCGGGCGAACGAGGAGATGAAGATGGAGATCGCAGAGCGGATGCGGGCCGAGGAGGATCTCCGCTCGAGCGAGGAGATGCTCAGGCTCGCCGTGGAGGGCATGGGGGACGGAGTCTGGATCTGGAACAGAACGACCGGCAAGACCGATCTCTCCCCTCTTTCAGCTGAGATCCTGTGCGGAGGTGCTGAAGATCCGGCGTTCTGCATCTCGAAATCGGCGTCTGCCGAAGCCTGGGAGCGGATTATCCACGAGGAAGACCGGGAACGGCTTTCCAGGAGAAAGGAGCGGTGTTTCGCCGGGGACGCGGCGGCGTACAGTGCGGAATACCGGGTTATGGGAAAGGAAGGACAGGAACGGTGGATCCTCGAGCGGGGAAGGGTGGTCCGGAAGGACGGGGATGGGCGGCCTCTCACAATTGCCGGTACCCACTCGGACATCACCGGAAGAAAAAAACTGGAGGACCACATCCGTTTCCAGGCCACTCACGATTTCCTCACCGGGCTGCCGAACCGCTTTCTCTTCGAGGACCGGCTCACCCAGGTTCTGGCCCGGGCGAAGAGGCAGAAGAGAAAGGCCGCCCTTTTCTTCGTGGACATGGACGATTTCAAGAAAGTGAATGACCGGTACGGACATCCTGCGGGTGATGCCGTCCTAAAGGAGGCGGGCGCCCGCATTGTTTCCTGCGTGCGGGAAATGGACACCGTCTGCAGGCTGGGAGGGGACGAGTTCACCGTCATTCTGCCGGACATCGGCGGCGCAGGCGAGGCTGAAATGGTAGCCGGCCGGATCCTTGAAGCCTTCGGAGAGCCTTTTTTTCTCGGGGGAGAGAGCGTATCCCTCTCTCTGTCAGTGGGGATAGGAATCTTCCCGGACCACGGCGAGACCATGGAGCAGCTTCTGGTCAACGCCGACGAAGCTATGTACAGGACCAAGGGACAGGGGAAGAAGATCTGCTTCCTCCCTCCCCGGAACACGTTTGCCCCCTGACGAACACCCTCTCTTCTGACCCCTAAATCCGCAGCTTCTCCTGGCAGAGGGAGTGTCGCCGGGCATAAGGTGAATTCGCCCCGCCAGGGGCGAAGAGAGGATCCCCTGGGGGATAAGGTGAATTCGCCCCGCCAGGGGCGAAGAGAGGATCCCCTGGGGGATAAGGTGAATTCGCCCCGCCAGGGGCGAAGAGAGGATCCCCTGGGGGATAAGGTGAATTCGCCCCGCCAGGGGCGAAGAGAGGATCCCCTGGGGGATAAGGTGAATTCGCCCCGCCAGGGGCGAAGAGAGGATCCCCCCTGGGGGATAAGGTGAATTCGCCCCGCCAGGGGCGAAGAGAGGATCCCCTGGGGGATAAGGTGAATTCGACCCGTCAGGGTCGAAGAGATCATCCCCTGGGGGACAGCGCCCGGGCCGGGCGGCCCAAGCGAGCACCGGTGACGCTCCCCGCTGCCTGCGGATTTAGGTGACCGGTGTGCCGTTGACCTTTTTCCCGTTTTCCGCAACAATACTTCCCGAACATCCGGCAAGCGGAGGTTCTGGAGGCCTGTGCTTTCCCGCCGGTGACCGGTCCGGAACCGGTGAAAAAAGGAGGCGATTCCGGGTGAGGGTATTCCTTCCCTACGGCAGTTCCCACATAACCTGCGAAATACCTGATTCCAGGCTTCGGGCGATCCTCTCCCCGAAGCTTCCGGAAGCGGAGGAGAAGACGGGAGAAGCGATCGTCAGAGCGTCTCTCGCCCGTCCCGCCGGCAGCCCTCCTCTCAGGGAGCTCGCCGGAGGAAAGAAGAACGTGGTCATTCTTTCCAGCGATCATACCCGTCCCGTCCCCAGCGCCGTCATCATGCCCCTTCTCCTGGAGGAAATCCGCGCCGGGAATCCCGGGGCCGACATCACCATACTCGTCGCCACGGGATGCCACAGGAGCACAACGGAGGACGAACTCGAGGAGAGGTACGGCACGGAAATTGTCCGCAGCGTTCGGATCGTGGTCCACGACAGCCTGGACGAGAACAGCCTCGTATCCGTGGGCACCCTGCCCTCGGGAGGAGAACTGGTTCTCAACCGCCTCGCAGTGGAGGCGGACCTTCTCGTTGCGGAAGGATTCATCGAACCCCACTTTTTTGCCGGCTTCTCCGGCGGACGGAAGAGCGTTCTTCCCGGCGTGGCGGCCTACAGGACGGTCCTGGCCAACCACTGCGCCGAGTTCATCGCCTCCCCCGGGGCGAGGACGGGGATCCTCGAGGGAAACCCTATCCACGAAGACATGGTCTACGCCGCCAGGAAAGCGGGGCTCGCCTTCATCTGCAACGTGGTCCTCGACCCGCAGAAGCGCATCACCGCCGCCTTCAGCGGGGACATGGAGAAAGCCCACGAAGAGGGGTGCGCCTTCCTGAGCCGTTTAGCAAAGGTGCAGGCTGTGCCTGCGGACATCGTGATCACGGGCAACGGCGGATATCCCCTCGACCAGAACATCTACCAGGCAGTGAAGAGCATGACCGCTGCCGAGGCCTCCTGCAGGCCGGGAGGGATCATCATCGAGGCGGCGGAATGCAGGGACGGTCACGGAGGAGAGGCTTTCTACCATGCCTTCCGGGATATACCCACCGCCCGGGGGGTGCTGGACAGCATTCTCGCCAGGGGGAGGGACAGCACCGAACCGGACCAGTGGGAGATCCAGATTTTCGCCAGGATCCTCATGAACCATACCGTCATTCTGGTGACGTCGGCGCCGAGGGAGACGGCGGAGTACATGAACATGAAATGGGCTCCCTCCCTGCAGGATGCCCTTGCGCTTGCTGAGGAGATCCTGGGTGACGGGAACGCCGCCGTGACGGTTATCCCCGACGGGGTGTCGGTTATCGTGGATACCCCGGGGAAGTGACGGGAACACGCCGGTCCGAAACAGCCCCCTGTATCGTCCTGCCCGGCCTGGGCCGGGCAGCTATTATTCTATTCCGGAGGAGAGATCGTCATGACAAAGCCCGTAATCGGCATCACCATCGGAGACCCCTCGGGAGTGGGTCCCGAGATCAGTCTTAAAACCCTGAGGAACGAAGAAGTACTGGCCTCCTGCATTCCTGTCCTGTAC
The window above is part of the Aminivibrio pyruvatiphilus genome. Proteins encoded here:
- a CDS encoding HDOD domain-containing protein: MGLLNVEQLKPGMILEKNLLAFNGRFLLPKGAVLTEGHIRTMKVWGVVEADIEGESDAGTADTLVPEIPAEILRQAENSLKALFALPPMRSPMKEIYALALERAAADLKEGRNGAAGEQADKGFPQGKKKGTAGKIKGSLTPSDLVSRELRLASLPDVYYQIMEVINSARSSASHIAEAVSRDTSLLARLLKLVNSAFYGFPSKIETVSRAVAVIGTKELSTLALGITAVQYFSDIPPEFVDMKNFWRHSVACGVYARLLASEKVGVSEERLFVAGLLHDLGKLVLYRQIPFSAREAMELSAERRIPICEAERELLGFDHAQVGALLLREWKIPAPLETAVRFHHGSAGFPSALEPSLLNVADTLAIAMGMGKSGSSVVPEIEPAAWEATGLSAGVFQPVVRQGDRQIDDITAAFLGNGGR
- a CDS encoding diguanylate cyclase domain-containing protein translates to MVFPEERIACLERRLRVLEETNAFLWKEKSFAVENLESAVTLGSFDTSLNRLDDPRPILEEILARAATILPFKSAAVYLVTEDSSFTQALCSPHGQGAELEELVSRRIEDRTFAWALKRRKSVLSGVSGPEPLHLLHALSTISRTRGMFVGILEGEWQHLSDYSLSLLSVLLSAAAGALESFELYRNLRRLNRDLADRMSQLEESRRELEEYRKFLEQQVEQRTRELSRANEEMKMEIAERMRAEEDLRSSEEMLRLAVEGMGDGVWIWNRTTGKTDLSPLSAEILCGGAEDPAFCISKSASAEAWERIIHEEDRERLSRRKERCFAGDAAAYSAEYRVMGKEGQERWILERGRVVRKDGDGRPLTIAGTHSDITGRKKLEDHIRFQATHDFLTGLPNRFLFEDRLTQVLARAKRQKRKAALFFVDMDDFKKVNDRYGHPAGDAVLKEAGARIVSCVREMDTVCRLGGDEFTVILPDIGGAGEAEMVAGRILEAFGEPFFLGGESVSLSLSVGIGIFPDHGETMEQLLVNADEAMYRTKGQGKKICFLPPRNTFAP
- the larA gene encoding nickel-dependent lactate racemase — translated: MRVFLPYGSSHITCEIPDSRLRAILSPKLPEAEEKTGEAIVRASLARPAGSPPLRELAGGKKNVVILSSDHTRPVPSAVIMPLLLEEIRAGNPGADITILVATGCHRSTTEDELEERYGTEIVRSVRIVVHDSLDENSLVSVGTLPSGGELVLNRLAVEADLLVAEGFIEPHFFAGFSGGRKSVLPGVAAYRTVLANHCAEFIASPGARTGILEGNPIHEDMVYAARKAGLAFICNVVLDPQKRITAAFSGDMEKAHEEGCAFLSRLAKVQAVPADIVITGNGGYPLDQNIYQAVKSMTAAEASCRPGGIIIEAAECRDGHGGEAFYHAFRDIPTARGVLDSILARGRDSTEPDQWEIQIFARILMNHTVILVTSAPRETAEYMNMKWAPSLQDALALAEEILGDGNAAVTVIPDGVSVIVDTPGK